In one Deinococcus multiflagellatus genomic region, the following are encoded:
- a CDS encoding arsenate reductase ArsC, producing MTDAPRPIRVLFLCTGNTARSQMAQVLLEHHGGDRFQVTSAGLEPGEVNPLTVQVLKEQGFPTEHLQAKGVRPLIAEHFTYVITVCDRAEANCPSFPNATYRLSWSFDDPAAATGTEDERLQVFRRVRDEIDARVQAWVAERA from the coding sequence ATGACCGACGCTCCCCGCCCCATCCGTGTGCTCTTCCTCTGCACCGGCAACACCGCCCGGTCCCAGATGGCCCAGGTGCTGCTTGAACACCACGGGGGGGACAGGTTTCAGGTCACCTCTGCTGGCCTGGAACCAGGTGAGGTGAATCCCCTCACGGTGCAGGTCCTCAAAGAGCAGGGCTTCCCAACGGAGCACCTCCAGGCCAAGGGTGTGCGGCCCTTGATCGCGGAGCACTTCACCTACGTGATCACCGTCTGTGACCGTGCAGAAGCAAATTGCCCCAGCTTCCCGAATGCGACCTACCGATTGTCGTGGTCGTTCGATGATCCAGCTGCGGCCACAGGTACTGAAGACGAGCGCCTGCAGGTGTTCCGCCGCGTGCGGGATGAGATTGACGCCCGCGTGCAGGCCTGGGTCGCGGAGCGCGCATGA
- a CDS encoding metallophosphoesterase family protein produces the protein MKIAVYGDVHGNRFALEAVVEDIKAHQPDAWVNLGDQLFGGADPAGAWQLQQQLKAEYGVLEVRGNTDERLGQPLTETTEKREMLAWLHEQLPEGAGAYVAGLPTSVSLADGQVLAAHGTPDSAWTYLLRDGNAWAHDDLVQERLSNPGNARVVIVGHSHLEHLRQIGALTVVNAGAVSRQKDGSPLARWVLLEGEGGAWNVTFRRVPYNIEAAAQWADQHAYHGTKEATQLRTGKDSK, from the coding sequence ATGAAGATTGCGGTCTATGGAGACGTACATGGCAACCGTTTCGCTCTGGAGGCGGTCGTTGAAGACATCAAGGCCCACCAACCGGACGCCTGGGTCAATCTGGGGGACCAGCTCTTTGGTGGTGCCGACCCCGCTGGGGCGTGGCAGCTTCAACAACAGCTCAAAGCCGAGTACGGCGTCCTGGAAGTGCGGGGGAATACCGATGAGCGCCTGGGGCAGCCGCTCACCGAGACCACCGAAAAGCGCGAGATGCTGGCCTGGCTCCATGAGCAGCTCCCCGAGGGTGCTGGAGCGTACGTGGCTGGCCTGCCCACCTCCGTCTCCTTGGCCGACGGTCAAGTCCTGGCCGCCCACGGGACCCCAGACTCCGCCTGGACCTACCTGCTGCGCGATGGCAACGCCTGGGCACATGACGACTTGGTGCAGGAACGGCTGAGCAACCCCGGGAACGCCCGTGTCGTCATCGTGGGCCACTCCCACCTGGAACACCTTCGCCAGATAGGTGCCTTGACCGTGGTGAACGCGGGTGCGGTCTCCCGGCAGAAAGACGGCTCGCCCCTCGCCCGCTGGGTGCTGCTGGAGGGTGAAGGGGGCGCATGGAACGTCACCTTCCGGCGTGTGCCCTACAACATTGAGGCGGCGGCTCAATGGGCCGACCAACACGCCTATCACGGCACAAAAGAAGCCACGCAGCTCCGGACTGGAAAGGACTCAAAATGA